The genomic window GAGCCTGGGCAAATTCATGCGAAGGTTTTTCCGATATTCTGTCGATAGCCGCGTTTTGTATTATCAATTCAGATTGGTTTTGCTCCCCGGGGACAATCTCCCCGGACATTGTGGGTATGCGCGAATGTTCATCCACGATGAATCATCTACTCTTTGTCCCGTCCTTTCTGTGGGAGGGAAGTTTAGAAACACTCGATCTTGATTCCAAAAGAGCAGCTTGGTTGTTGGCGGTGCCCATTTCTGAGGCCGAGTATCGGTTTGCTGAACACAAAGGAGTGGAAAAACTCGAGGACGTATTTGAGAAAAATAAAATTGATATTTACAGTATCAATGGGCCGTCCGTCGTTTAGAGCAGGCCTCCTTTTCAAGGTGCTCTCCTAAGAGTGCCGCCGCAAAACGACCACCCAATTAGAAGAGGCCAACCGAAACCTGCTAACCTTCCAGGTTGAAGCACTCTGGGACGGACTCATAGAAGACGGTTTGGTGGGCGGCAATGCATCTATTTCAGTGAACGATGATGAAGAGGCCTGCGATTCAGAGTATTTCGCGGCAATCACTGTTGTCTTAATGCGCTCCGTGGCTAGGAGGAGAGCTCAACAACCCGGGCAGTTTAGATTTGAAACTCTTTTTGCAGCTCTTGAAGTGTGCATATACACATTCCTGCTTAATCATTTTTCTAACAATGAAAAATCGCCGCGTTGTGCGAATG from Deltaproteobacteria bacterium includes these protein-coding regions:
- a CDS encoding suppressor of fused domain protein; amino-acid sequence: MLSIAAFCIINSDWFCSPGTISPDIVGMRECSSTMNHLLFVPSFLWEGSLETLDLDSKRAAWLLAVPISEAEYRFAEHKGVEKLEDVFEKNKIDIYSINGPSVV